In the Geobacter sp. FeAm09 genome, one interval contains:
- a CDS encoding MATE family efflux transporter, whose translation MPFRFPTTIPRRPKPVSIRRDVFRLSMPVLLSSLFQRLVSIVDIFLTGGLGAASIAATGLGQLLMFVTMTVFWGLATGATVVIAHLWGAGRREEARRAAFASCLACLAMTAVCTAAGAAWGGDIARMMGAASDVQALAADYIRLVFLGLVWTTGLNILSAIMQGSGDTRTPMEAVILVNILHVALAWPLIYGTFGLPALGVEGAAIAINSSEFVGCSYLLVQAVRKGHLTFGRPDGPLFGRIWRVGWPVALERVAQQSGQLFYASFIIGYGTGAYAAHQIGVSIESLSFMPGAGMGIAAATLMGQALGAGKLRRARISHNEALRLAVLVMTLMALVFFCAPHYLIGLFTHDGDVIAKGSVFLRLVAFAQVPLALSFVYAGSLRGTGDTFYVFIVTLVAMWGIRVALSWVAAEWLHLSLYAVWGVFLIDWYFRGAAFAWRYHRRDLHGIAL comes from the coding sequence ATGCCGTTTCGTTTCCCCACAACCATCCCGCGCCGGCCCAAGCCGGTTTCCATCCGGCGCGACGTCTTCCGCCTCTCCATGCCGGTGCTCCTCTCCTCGCTGTTCCAAAGGCTGGTATCCATCGTCGATATCTTCCTGACCGGCGGTTTGGGGGCCGCCTCCATCGCCGCCACCGGGCTGGGGCAGCTCCTGATGTTCGTCACCATGACCGTGTTTTGGGGGCTGGCCACCGGAGCCACGGTGGTGATCGCCCATCTGTGGGGCGCCGGCAGGCGCGAGGAGGCCCGCCGGGCGGCCTTCGCGAGCTGCCTCGCCTGCCTGGCCATGACGGCGGTCTGCACGGCGGCGGGGGCCGCCTGGGGAGGCGACATCGCCCGCATGATGGGCGCCGCGTCCGATGTCCAGGCCCTGGCCGCCGACTACATCCGCCTGGTGTTTCTCGGCCTCGTGTGGACCACCGGCCTCAACATCCTCTCCGCCATCATGCAGGGCTCCGGGGACACCCGCACCCCCATGGAGGCGGTCATCCTGGTCAACATCCTGCACGTCGCCCTGGCCTGGCCGCTGATCTACGGCACCTTCGGGTTGCCGGCGCTGGGGGTCGAGGGGGCGGCCATCGCCATCAACAGTTCGGAATTCGTCGGCTGTTCCTACCTGCTGGTCCAGGCGGTGCGCAAGGGGCATCTCACCTTCGGCCGGCCGGACGGGCCGCTTTTCGGCAGGATCTGGCGGGTGGGCTGGCCGGTGGCCCTGGAGCGGGTCGCCCAGCAGAGCGGCCAGCTCTTCTATGCGAGCTTCATCATCGGCTACGGCACCGGCGCCTACGCCGCCCACCAGATCGGGGTCTCCATCGAGTCCCTCTCCTTCATGCCCGGCGCCGGCATGGGGATCGCCGCCGCCACGCTCATGGGGCAGGCCCTGGGGGCCGGGAAACTCCGCCGCGCCCGCATCAGCCACAACGAAGCGCTGCGGCTGGCCGTGCTGGTCATGACCCTCATGGCGCTCGTCTTCTTCTGCGCCCCCCACTACCTGATCGGGCTGTTCACCCATGACGGCGACGTCATTGCAAAGGGGAGCGTCTTCCTGCGGCTCGTGGCCTTCGCCCAGGTGCCGCTGGCGCTTTCGTTCGTCTATGCCGGCAGTCTGCGGGGAACGGGCGACACCTTCTACGTCTTCATCGTCACGCTGGTGGCCATGTGGGGGATACGGGTGGCGTTGTCGTGGGTTGCGGCCGAATGGCTGCACCTCTCCCTGTACGCCGTGTGGGGGGTCTTTCTGATCGACTGGTACTTCCGCGGGGCGGCCTTTGCCTGGAGATACCACCGACGCGACCTGCACGGCATCGCACTGTAG
- the flgL gene encoding flagellar hook-associated protein FlgL yields the protein MRITSNMTANNAIYNLQQGRSRLDKLQELSTTEQNINRPSDDPIAARILMDIGDKLKATDQYSSNITKANTFMTVTNTALTGISDFLAQAKSLVNSVSSGSNDATERQTVNDQLVALKKQIIDMANTQSGDQYVFGGADSSTPPFNTANNTYAGDGTQLQIEVAQNSTQAMNLTGDRVLKGTGTSPSYGTTDILQTFDNLIAAVGDSTTPSNVTAIQQGAKDLETGAKQIANAQSDLAARMIRLENMTKMNTSNKNTLEDIASNIQYVDLAKLGVQLTQQQNAFSAALSATAKISQMSLLDYL from the coding sequence ATGCGCATTACCTCGAACATGACCGCCAATAATGCCATTTACAACCTCCAGCAGGGGCGTTCCCGGCTCGACAAGCTGCAGGAACTGTCCACGACCGAGCAGAATATCAACCGCCCGAGCGATGACCCGATCGCGGCCAGGATACTGATGGACATCGGCGACAAGCTCAAGGCCACCGACCAGTATTCGAGCAACATCACCAAGGCCAACACCTTCATGACGGTCACCAATACCGCTTTGACCGGCATATCCGATTTCCTGGCCCAGGCCAAATCCCTGGTCAACAGCGTCAGCAGCGGCAGCAACGACGCCACGGAACGCCAGACGGTGAACGACCAGCTGGTGGCGCTCAAGAAGCAGATCATCGATATGGCCAACACCCAGTCGGGGGACCAGTACGTCTTCGGGGGGGCCGACAGCAGCACGCCGCCGTTCAACACCGCCAACAACACCTATGCGGGCGACGGCACCCAGCTCCAGATCGAGGTGGCCCAGAATTCCACCCAGGCCATGAACCTCACCGGCGACCGGGTCCTCAAGGGGACCGGCACGAGCCCCAGCTACGGCACGACGGATATCCTGCAAACCTTCGACAACCTCATCGCGGCGGTGGGGGACAGCACCACCCCGAGCAACGTGACCGCCATCCAGCAGGGGGCGAAAGACCTGGAAACCGGCGCCAAGCAGATCGCCAACGCCCAGAGCGACCTGGCCGCGCGGATGATACGGCTCGAGAACATGACCAAGATGAATACCAGCAACAAAAACACCCTGGAAGATATCGCCAGCAATATCCAGTACGTCGATCTGGCCAAGCTGGGGGTGCAGCTGACCCAGCAGCAGAACGCCTTCAGTGCCGCCCTGTCCGCCACGGCCAAGATCTCCCAGATGTCGCTCCTGGATTATCTCTGA
- the flgK gene encoding flagellar hook-associated protein FlgK, giving the protein MSLNSIMQIGKSGLNAYQIATEVTGENIANVNTPGYSRQRAVLETAPQTMSNGFSIGTGVNITTVERYYDSLLQQQMVTGQTTLGYDTTKSTVLQQIEPSFNEVKNDGLGDAISKFFGAWQDLTLNPGGTAERQAVLTRAQILVDDFHAVSKTLNDTITTQNTSLVSMTDSINATLKDIAQLNSQIKTTQLVSGNANELKDQRDLLVQNLSKQIGITYTENSDGTTDIKFADGGAALVTGQQAGAFSLTTNAATGLYDVNLTPAGGAAAAAVTPTQGALGATLALRDTIIPGYLSQVDALASTIASKVNAQQAAGFDISGPPGAAGIAMFSPAASAATIAINPALTSTDQIAASGSATLSGDNSNAVAMAALLNDTSTMGGSTFTGYYNSLASKVGLDVQSSQNTVAQDEAFSNQLSTLRESNSGVSLDEELTNLVKYQRSYQASSKIITTATDMMDTVIGLIR; this is encoded by the coding sequence ATGAGCCTTAATTCCATAATGCAGATCGGCAAGAGCGGCCTCAACGCCTACCAGATAGCAACCGAGGTCACCGGTGAGAATATCGCCAACGTCAATACGCCCGGCTATTCCCGCCAGCGGGCCGTCCTGGAGACCGCGCCCCAGACCATGTCCAACGGTTTCTCCATCGGTACCGGCGTCAACATCACCACCGTGGAGCGGTACTACGACAGCCTGCTGCAACAGCAGATGGTGACCGGCCAGACCACCCTCGGTTACGACACGACCAAATCCACCGTGCTGCAGCAGATCGAACCCAGCTTCAACGAGGTCAAAAACGACGGCCTGGGCGACGCCATCTCCAAATTTTTCGGGGCCTGGCAGGACCTGACCCTCAATCCGGGCGGCACGGCGGAGCGCCAGGCGGTCCTGACCCGCGCCCAGATCCTGGTGGACGACTTCCATGCCGTCAGCAAGACCCTGAACGACACCATCACCACCCAGAATACCTCGCTCGTCTCCATGACGGACAGCATCAACGCCACCCTGAAGGATATCGCCCAGCTCAACAGCCAGATCAAGACGACCCAACTGGTAAGCGGCAACGCCAACGAGCTGAAGGACCAGCGGGACCTGCTGGTACAGAACCTTTCCAAGCAGATCGGCATCACCTATACCGAGAACAGCGACGGCACCACGGACATCAAGTTCGCGGACGGGGGTGCCGCCCTGGTGACCGGCCAGCAGGCCGGCGCCTTCTCCCTGACCACCAACGCCGCCACCGGCCTCTACGACGTCAACCTGACGCCCGCCGGCGGGGCCGCCGCGGCAGCGGTCACGCCGACCCAGGGGGCGCTGGGGGCGACCCTTGCCCTGCGCGATACGATCATCCCCGGCTACCTGAGCCAGGTGGATGCCCTGGCGAGCACGATTGCGTCCAAGGTCAATGCCCAGCAGGCGGCGGGTTTCGACATCAGCGGGCCTCCCGGCGCGGCGGGCATCGCCATGTTCAGCCCCGCCGCAAGCGCGGCAACGATCGCCATCAACCCGGCCCTCACCAGCACGGACCAGATTGCGGCCTCGGGGAGCGCCACCCTCTCGGGGGACAACAGCAACGCCGTGGCCATGGCCGCGCTGCTCAACGACACCAGCACCATGGGGGGCTCCACCTTCACCGGCTATTACAACTCCCTGGCCAGCAAGGTCGGCCTGGATGTGCAGTCGAGCCAGAACACCGTGGCCCAGGACGAGGCGTTCAGCAACCAACTGAGCACGCTGCGCGAATCCAATTCAGGGGTGTCGCTGGACGAGGAACTGACCAACCTGGTGAAATACCAGCGTTCCTACCAGGCGTCATCCAAGATCATCACCACCGCGACCGACATGATGGACACGGTCATCGGACTCATACGTTAG
- the flgN gene encoding flagellar export chaperone FlgN, whose amino-acid sequence MDKTLTEILTTQLQLLEELRLLLERETRELGDMNLEAMAEVNRLKEELTGRIEAHTGPLRQAIAAAARAAGLGPDATLGAVVAATREKGIPRLYRELNDAARQVQERAALNRDIAERFMATVGTSLNFLTRLLNQASVYGASGGYQQQRPTGASIINKEA is encoded by the coding sequence ATGGATAAAACACTCACCGAGATACTCACGACCCAGTTGCAGCTCCTCGAAGAGCTGCGGCTCCTCCTCGAGCGGGAGACGCGCGAGCTTGGGGACATGAACCTGGAGGCCATGGCGGAGGTGAACCGGCTGAAGGAGGAACTGACGGGGCGCATCGAGGCGCATACCGGCCCCCTGCGCCAGGCGATCGCCGCGGCCGCCCGCGCCGCCGGGCTCGGCCCGGACGCCACCCTGGGGGCAGTGGTCGCCGCAACCCGGGAGAAGGGGATTCCACGGCTGTACCGCGAACTCAATGACGCGGCCCGGCAGGTGCAGGAGCGGGCCGCCCTGAACCGGGACATTGCGGAGCGCTTCATGGCAACGGTGGGGACCTCGCTGAATTTTTTGACCCGCCTCCTCAACCAGGCGAGCGTGTACGGTGCATCGGGCGGCTACCAGCAGCAGCGCCCGACGGGCGCGTCCATCATCAACAAGGAGGCATAG
- a CDS encoding rod-binding protein has protein sequence MLDQEYAAAAAKRGGLGLAPIIEKDIIRQESRNPGKKTDTRE, from the coding sequence ATGCTGGACCAGGAGTATGCCGCGGCCGCAGCCAAGCGGGGCGGCCTGGGGCTCGCCCCCATCATCGAGAAGGACATCATCCGCCAGGAAAGCCGCAATCCGGGCAAAAAGACGGACACCCGGGAATAA